Part of the Quercus robur chromosome 5, dhQueRobu3.1, whole genome shotgun sequence genome, aaatttaagaCAGAGAAGATagaaatattttgatattgtttttggaCGGTTTAACAAAACTATGTTAAATTCTTTGCAACATGCATAAAATCTGGATTCTGCTAAATATTAGAAAGTTATAGGAAATGTGAGACAGCTATTATATCATGTTAGAATAAGAAATGGTATGTTTGGTAGAATGTAATAAGAACTGttatgtaatagttattccaatAGTTTAGCTATTCAGTAGTTTGGTTATCTTTtaatgagtccaaatcttctatttCACTCTTCCTGCTTCactatatactccacaaataaaaacatgtcacgtgtccatctattttattaaatgctaaatttatgccttctattatttcaatttcctaaaataaataaataaataacccatcctatttaggtaattgaaataatagaaggcataaatttagtatttaataAAGTAGATGGACAcgtggcatgtttttatttatagagTATATAGTGGAGCAGGAGGAGTGgaatagaagatttggactcctttttAATACAAGGAATTGCCATTCTTTGTGAAtgcctattttttaaaatgagaaataagTATTCTCCTCTAAAATAgctgtaatagttattccttactaggtataataatttttaaaattaatatattttcaaataaacaaactttccatatatacctaccaattatgaaaataaaaatatcaaaaaataactaatttctctctcaatttaaaaaatattatttattatgaaatataattgtataagtAAGTTGTTTCctaaaatacaacttaaccaagttttattcctagtaataaagattactattacttttttttcctaatcctcattcagtgtaccaaatgtGCAATTATTGTGATTTCACCTAAGCAGCCTACCATTTTcttctatcaattttttttggttacatgTCTATAGTACCTTTTTACTATAATTAACCTAAGCACACAAGCAATTAATGTGGTAGCAATAATTAAAAAGACATTGGCAAGTATTACTTAAAGTATTACCTAGTACAACCGAATCCACGCGTATGTATAAATCTTGTCCTTCATTAGAAAATGTTCTTATGTCGACCAAGTCCCCATGCCATGTCAAGCATCCAATCCCTTCCTCACTCTCATCTGCACTTGTGTAAGCTGTACAAGAACAATTCCTTAAGCATTCCTGCTCACACTCTTTCAAACTTAAACTCATGTCTACATGTGCTATTGAAGTATCAGGCACCTTCACACTTGCCAACTTGACGAACCCTTCTCCGCTCTTACATGTGGACACCCCTTGGTTCCTTACACACCCACTTGACCCATCTCTAATGCGCCAATCAAGAGGTGACTTGGGTTCGAACCCGGGTAAGCACACGCAATCGAACTCATCCCCATTGTATGGGTCACAGTAACTATTTGGACCACACTTTAAATATATATCGCATGACTCTTTTGGGTAACATAACTTGACCCATTTACCATTGTCCCAAATGTACATCCCAAATGTACCTGATTCACCTAagacaaatataattttagagTAATCATTGGGCTCAATTATACTATACATAATGGTGATTTCATCTTGATTATTCACAAAACTAACATTCATGAGGGAAATATATAATTTCGATTTCATTTCTGGTACACCGGCCAATCCTTGGTTGCTCCAAGTTCCGCCCCGCCACAATGGAGTCCGACCCTTGTATAACAACAATTGGGGGTACCCAATTGGATCGAGTTTAAATGAGTACTTACCTATTTTCGGGTCATCTTGGGACTTCCAAGATGTTAAGTATCGGCTTAACCCAGTTTGCCGATCCAGCCCAACTTTCATAAAAGGAAGAATAGTATTGGTGGGATAATCAAAGCTTTGCCATAAGACCCTTTGGCTATGTTGTTGAACCAAAACAAGATTTCCGACATCTAAGAGCTGAACCATAGAGATAGAATAGTTTGTTGATGAGACTGAAGCAATATTCGTGGACCAAATAGGAAgggtttgattttgggtgtGGAGGACAAGGTTTCCGTGACTGTTGATGGATAGGATTCCCGAGCTATCATTGAGGGGATTGTGTCTATTTGCAACCCACACAATGGTTTGTTCGGTAATTTGGTAATACCAAATTCCAACGTAGCGGCGGTTGGAATTGCCAGGGCTGAAAAATCCAAGTACAAAGGTTTTTTGGTTTGAGACTAGAGTTTGACCATCCTTGATGGGCTGGTCCAGTGTTATGGTATCAAGGGAAACACAAATTGGGAAAAGAAGGGAGAGAAGTAATAGCAATACTGATTTCAATAAGGATTTAGCAGTATTCATCGTTTTCCAATGAAGATTGTAGGACATGAGAGTGCGTAAGAAGAGCATCTGAATGCATGTGTGTTAATTCATATTAATACCTCAAGCCGAAGCTCACTATTCACATATATCCACATTTGTTTTTAGCGTGTTGACCTTCAAGTAATTGCGTCATTTCTTATTTGCTTTATTAAGCCTTCTAGAATGAAACAGATTGAGATATGGtgcaggaaaaccaaactgccGACAGGGGTGGGATCATGTACAGTCCAGGGGTtcaaaagaagaagacgaaACACCTGTTAATATTCCagaattaaaagaattatttgaaattgattgtTTATCATctacaaaacactttttttttatttattattcaagaACCAAACACCTTTAATACTCAAGAACCAAacacctttttatttatttattatttatttattttttatgacatGCCCACGGAATAAGATTACCTGCCCCCAGAATAAGATTACTGCCTTGAATTAACCAAATGGGCACTACGTTATATAGATTATTGGATTGCACGTCCCACACGGCTAAGAAAACTGGCGTGAATGAAGTTTCGACGAGAGTTGACATAGAAATTGACTTTGCTTCCATCCGTCAATGGTTACGGGAAATGGAATAATCATTTCAGGGAAGACGACGGACGGTCgagtaatattataataataccTGATTCCTATACCTAACGGGTTATATTAAAATCACAACATTTGTCacaccctatatatatatatatatatatattgtttgtcatttttacaTAAAcaggttattttctttttttttaccacttatAGTTTGTTAcaccattttctttatttactatttatagtTTGCTATGTTAGAGTTAGTGGTAgctttaggatttttttagaGGAGTTGATAAGAAGATGCATTTTGGGTAATAAATTTATCTTGCAGTCAACATTGTTtccttattataaatttgtctaTTGTATGCACTAgcaatagaataaaaaaaaataaagtataagttcatttgacatttttttcttaatgcaACAagcatattaatttttttgctaagcTAATTTTATTATTACTGCTTAAAATACTTTTATCTATTAGTTTAGGTTAACTATATGTTTATACTGAACTATCAATGTAAGATTTACATTGTAGAAAATTATATTGTACAAGTTTGTTTAGAATCAATGTAaagtttatattataaataattatactgtacacattagcaaaaaatatacaatattgtacacatttgttttaaaacaaTGTAAATCTTATATTGATAGTATAATGTAAACTATGAATTTTCcattagtttatttcaaatttgttaagatcTAAGTGAAGTGATGCCTACGACATTGAGCTATAAGGAACTTACTctcaatttacaaattttctgtttttattattattattattattattttgtttttaatatgtaCTTTTGCCTCTATATCATAGTTCTCAAAACGCGTGAAGCATGAAATGAATTGGTTTATATTTAATGATTTCTATGGTGAATTTGTCGAGTCTTTTTACAATTTGACAATAATACCCAAGTAATTGACTAAAATGTTCTTGACTAAGTCTTTGGAAATTAAGAAGGGTAATGTAGATAATTTGGATGGATGGAGTAATGTTCTTTTGCAATCTTGTAAGGTTTTGTCGGTTACTTTGCCTGAAACAAAGGGAATGGGGGAGGGAGGGTTCCTTTTTCAAAGGGAGGAAAGTTATCATTCccttaactttttcattaatgaCAAAGAAAAAAGCTATGTTTTCAGCACTATGCCGTGGTATGGGCATTTTGggaatttcataatttttttcctaagtaTTTAAAACGATTCTTTTGGCATTAAATGGTTGAGAGGAAAAGGGAAAGAACGGAGACGTTGCAGTCACGGGAAAAAGTCTACAGTTACCGAAGATCTGGAATCACGAGCTTTGTTTTTTTCTAAGGTTTATAATGACTAAATTGCCCTTCAAATATGGAAATTGTACCAAAAGTCCAAATTTATGTGCTAACTTAACACTGTTTAAGAGAACTTAAATGTTGACACGTGTTTGCATTGCTCTATAGACTTTCCTTGGTGTGACGTTCCacggaataaataaataaagaaaacaattttcCTTTGTCTTAAAtgcaaataaatgaaaattatgaggATTTATCAATGGGGAGAATGCaaataaatgactaaaatgcaaataaataaataatttgataattgggaGATTGAGGGTTTGAATTATGAACATTTTCAATGAAAATGTCAAGAAGTGCAATTTTAATGACAAGGTtcttgcttctcaaaaaaaaaaaaaaaaaaaaaaaaaatcaaggttcTTAGTTGACACATGTGTAACAGTGTAGTCAAAGACTTGATACATCACTtccatatatatttaaaaataaaacccaataaGAGTGCTCGGACTGTGAGTTCATTGATGGTAAACTTGAAGTTTCCAAATCCATCAATCAAATGAAACCTATCATAACTTTGAATTGTTCATGATACTTAATAGTTAATTGAATTGAATCTTACTTcgaataaaattatattacttgATAACTTAAGATTGActtatttttaatactttttaaattagaattttttttttattttaataagaaattgtCACATTAtctactaattaaataaaatgtaaaaattaaaactcactattacttatcattgtatatttaaaataaaaggacatgtccaattaaaaaaagtactCTAGATATGCCACACCCTAATAACTTtagacttttatttatttatttttttttttttttttgagaaactagacTTTTAGTTATTTAATTTCCTTAATGTAACTAGCATTATCTTCATTGACCTTAAAAAAATCTTCTTAATTAAGGCATCAAGAAAACACACccttttttaaaacaaagtcAAATAATCAAATCAAGTCTATCACAAACAATATCGCAGCCTAATAAAGGTCATTGATCCACATGTAATCAGATCAAGCaggcaaaattaaaattatcttAAACACATCTCAAACGACTTTCTCATATTTTCATGCATAAGAGCCACTCTTATATTTAAccgaattttctaattttgaaaCAGATCTTTCCATGTTTCCTTACAATAAATATGAAGTGGGATTCAATCTATAATTTGCCTAACAATTTAAGTCATGTATAGaacaagtaaaaattaaaggttaTAAAACCTTCAGTAGCTTGTCCAATGTGGGCAACAATCTCTATATTgtcattataaatttttggaGCCCCTTTAGCATCAGTTTGGATAGTTTGGTTTCAACTGCGTTTGCATCCAACTTAGTGGGTCCTGTGCATTGTTTACGGGACCCACAAGTACTTtgttcaacaaaattttcattaaaattgagttccacggtactattcacatatttgaaaattattttgttacaatattttcaattttcagttttcaacttttaataATAAGTGATATCCAAATAGACTCTTAGTAATAGAACTCTAAACATTTCTATTTGTGTTAAGTTACAGAATTGGGAAAGcccatgacattgatgatgaaaAAAATGTTGTACAAAAGATACATTTCTAACAGAGATGGATGGATATAATTGAAAATGTACAAATattttacccccccccccccccccccccccgcccccccccaaaaaaaaaaatgtacaaatttTAATTGCATAGCTGTCTGAGAACTATAGAGAGGCTCCAATAATGCAAATTTACATTTTTGGCAATAATACCTGATTGGACTGGTGTATCTTTCTTTCCATAATATCACTAATTTAGCCGAAACAAGATTGGACTTGTGTACTATAATCACTAGTTCAGTACAATCTAAGTTCGGATGATGAATAAATTTTCCCAACCTTCTTTCCTCCTCCTTCgttattgttaaatattaggtacctataaatttttttgtgtgctaaataaccattttaatgaaataaagatAGAATTACAAAATAAGAGAGGGCCTGTAACCGTCTATGTCTAATGCCTGAGCCATCAAGCTAAGAAGACTAGAGCGGAAAATTGGCCTTGTCTAGTTGAACAAACCTCCAACGTAGGTACCTATAATTTAGTTTGACCGCCATtaggaaaattataaaattaacaaagattggTTGCGTAGGTTAGGCATTATCAACATTACTTTTGtaaaattaacaaagattggTTGATTTTTATTACTCTTTTCTCCCTATTGTCAAATTGATAAATTTGATTATCACATTAACATTGCCACattaaagattaaaataaacGAAACCCAAAAATACGACGGGTTAATCAGAAAGTAGGtttgtcaaagaaaataagatatatatatatagcattcaAACTTCTTTCAATTTCAATCACACTTTTGAATGGTTTTTAACCACTAAGGATTTTTGGCAACCTAAAACAACAACTTCCTTAACATTGAAAGAAAGCGAAACCCATCAATTTGATTGGCCCACAAAGTGAAGAAATTATGCACACAACACATTTTTATTTCCAAATCATGCTTTTAAAAGGTTTTTGCCTACCTAAAGATTGTATTTATGAATGATCTTGGTTTTAAAACTAGGATTGAGGTTCATTGGTCTCCGGGTATACATCTAACTCAACAAAGatatacaatgaatttttgtttgtttgttttattttgtttttgaattaacataaaatcataaatttgaGACCATTATTTCATTTGAAATTGGTAAGAGTTTATTATACGAGGCAAAGTATTCCTTCAATTCGGATTGGAGGAATCTTCCGAAAGTTATTACATGACTGTTCATAAAATTATTCacattaaatcatttaaataagtgatataattttaattatgtaaTTAATAGTACATATGGATATTCATATGTGTCCATAGAAAGTTAAGAGAAATAttataaacttaaatatatagGCGAATACTAATGCGTGTCATGTCCATAAAATGTTAGAAGTCATTATAGACTTGGTCTTTAAATTACAAAGGAGGAGGAAAGTGACAGcataaagaagagaaaacctTCCTCAGATGATAACGAGGACCCTGTAATTAAGGTCATCAAATGACAGCTGTGCAGAAAGAGATGGCTTAGATTTATTTGTGAGAAAGAGAAGTGAAAGAAAATGAAGGGGTTGACGAGACTGGTTCAAAATTCTCAACCTCTGGTTCAGCCATGAgagtaaaaataagaaaagaaaagagttgaAATGACCTGctctaaattataaaaacaagaGGTGGGGTAGTTTCTTTGTCATAAAGATGAAACGTGATCCATGAGGATTGCCATGTGTATGGCCGTTGGGGCCGTTTATACAGGTACATTTGGCTAggtgaaaatataatttataatcatTGGATGTGGCCAATCTTTGATTGTCAAGGTTTTGTGCTGGACAGATATGGACCTTACATCCAATTCTGAATATGAATaatgggaaaccaaaaaaaaaatcataatttgttTTCACTCTCAATTTTTgatgttgaaatttttgataattgttaagaatgaaattaattttattattactttggAGTTGCTTGCAAAGCATTAAAATTTCCCTCACTTGTTGAGTTCTTgataggaaataaaaaaaagggtttgttGAGGGGACTGTAGAGGAAATAAAGTTAGAATAGTGGTTGAATAATTAAATTCGCACTTTCTTAATAAGTTATGTTTTTTTGAGACAAATGGTAGTTATATCAATGCTAAGAACTGGCTGAAAAAATCTTTTTAGAATTCATTTATGTGTATTAATGTAGTAATATAGCTTCACGCTGCAACTTAAGGGACAACAAATTGGCAATCAGAGCAACCTTGGGCTTCAAATATTACACTTTTGGGTTGCTAGAATAGGTATAGTGCCCACAGCGAAAGTGTCAATACCGTCTTCATGTGGTATGGGCCTGGAGAGAGTTGGATATCATTTATGGTTTGCAACTAGATGGCCATGTATAGCCTAATATACATATTATTACATACTAAAGATGTTTTTTTTGCAGCCAGTCATAGAATGAATAAGAAACATGAAGGATGTCTTTTAACCTTTCAGGAAAAAGGGGAGAAACTTATTGTTAGTTTTTATGACAGATTCCTGTCTCACTTTCCTTTGCTTATAGGGAGATAATCTACATTCTAGTTGTATTTATCTTCCACCCTATTTGTTACTCTTTTTTAGGTTCAAGTGTTCTTTACATTTAGATATTAGCCATATGAGATCAGATCAACATTTTTAGCACAATCCATAAGGTGACTCTTCCCTGACATTATAATTAAGATGatactaaaacttattttcattGTATTACATTTATtggttcctttacttttttcgATTCTATGGTTGCAATTAAACTTGGACATCTCAGTGGGCAAATCAATGAATTTATCATCACTGCCCATAAGCACTTGACTCTTGGTAATGATTTCATTACAAGTCTTGGACTATACCATTTTATTAGCAGGAGTATTACacattgattttaaaaaaaatatttttttatataatacatACTATATTcgtacaagaaaaataaatagggCAGAGTAGATTTAGAGGAAGTTAATCTTGATGCCGAAAGGACATCTTAGTACAATGCTGAAACGGCCTGGGGCTTTAGTGACCATCAATTAAAGAAATTGTTACTTCATTTACAGAATTGATCTTTTTACTAGTTGATCTGTATTTACTATTATAAGAACtcttcaaaataaatgcaagttGTTTTGGAGAAGGAAGGGGTGTGTCATTACCCAACATGAAAACAACTGCTGCCATGGTTGGTCGATCTATTGGATATTCTTGCACCCATAAAAGCCCAATTTGAATGCATTTGATAACTTCAGTAGCAGGGCATGTCTCACCTAGTGATGAATCAACTATTTCCATAGCTTTGCCTTCTCTCCATAGGTCCCAAACCTACAAACaacatattcattatattaGGCAAAATAAAATGAGGCTAATATTGTAATTCACTCTTTGCATATGTACTTATATGTCCAATTAAATTTGAAGAGGGATTGTCACGATAATAATTACTATTCCTTTTACTAGTTATGATCTCTAGTAGCAACACCCCAAATCTAAATACATTAGACTTTATTGAAAATA contains:
- the LOC126728796 gene encoding G-type lectin S-receptor-like serine/threonine-protein kinase At1g11410 is translated as MNTAKSLLKSVLLLLLSLLFPICVSLDTITLDQPIKDGQTLVSNQKTFVLGFFSPGNSNRRYVGIWYYQITEQTIVWVANRHNPLNDSSGILSINSHGNLVLHTQNQTLPIWSTNIASVSSTNYSISMVQLLDVGNLVLVQQHSQRVLWQSFDYPTNTILPFMKVGLDRQTGLSRYLTSWKSQDDPKIGKYSFKLDPIGYPQLLLYKGRTPLWRGGTWSNQGLAGVPEMKSKLYISLMNVSFVNNQDEITIMYSIIEPNDYSKIIFVLGESGTFGMYIWDNGKWVKLCYPKESCDIYLKCGPNSYCDPYNGDEFDCVCLPGFEPKSPLDWRIRDGSSGCVRNQGVSTCKSGEGFVKLASVKVPDTSIAHVDMSLSLKECEQECLRNCSCTAYTSADESEEGIGCLTWHGDLVDIRTFSNEGQDLYIRVDSVVLGNTLSNTCQCLFNYCYHINCLCA